The region AGCCGCAGCCGGACCGAAGCCCGTCTACGGCTGGACTTCAATGACTAAGCGGCAGCTTCGTCAGCGCCTTCGCCGATCACAACTGCCTTGCCGCCCGCCTTCTCGATCGCTTCCTTCGCGGTCTTCGAGAACTTGTGCGCATGCACGGTGATTGCAGCGGAGATTTCGCCGTTGTTCAGGACCTTGATGAGGGAGTTCTTGCGGCGACGCAGACCCAACTCAACGATCTTGTCCAGGGTGAACTCGGTCTCGTTGTTGGCGGCGTTGAGCTCAGCCAGACGATCGAGTCCAACGACGGTGTACTCCACGCGGAAGATGTTCGTGAAACCGCGCTTGGGGAGACGGCGGTGAAGGGGCATCTGACCGCCTTCAAAACCGCGCATCAGGGACGAACCCGAACGCGAACCCTGACCCTTGTGTCCGCGGGTCGAGGTCTTACCCATGCCGGAACCCATACCGCGGCCGACGCGCTTCTTGTTTTCATTCGCCTTCTTGGGGGCGCGGAGATTGGAGAGATTACGAATTGCCATGATCTATTTCCTCGCTAAACGCCGGCCCGTTCAATCACGGACCGACTCGCATGTGGATGAAGCTGGTGATTAGTTAGTCGACGATACGGACGAGGTGAGGAACCTTCTTCACCATGCCGTGGATCGAGGGAGTATCTTCGCGAACGACAATCTGGTTCAACCGCGTGAAGCCGAGGCCCTTGATGGTGAGCTTCTGCTTGGTCGGTGCGCAGATCATGGAACGGAAGTACTGGAGCTTGATGGTTGCGTTTGCCATAATTCTTCTCCGATAAATCTGGACAGCTAAAACTTAGAGCTCTTCGACAAGCTTGCCGCGCAGCGCAGCAACTTCAGCACGATCGCGCAGCTGGATCAGCGCGTCGAACGTCGCCTTGACCACGTTATGCGGGTTCTTGGTGCCGAGCGACTTCGTGAGGACGTTCTGCACGCCGCACGAGGTCATGACAGCGCGAACCGTCTTGCCGGCGATGATTCCGGTTCCTTCAGGAGCCGGC is a window of Granulicella tundricola MP5ACTX9 DNA encoding:
- the rplO gene encoding 50S ribosomal protein L15, with product MAIRNLSNLRAPKKANENKKRVGRGMGSGMGKTSTRGHKGQGSRSGSSLMRGFEGGQMPLHRRLPKRGFTNIFRVEYTVVGLDRLAELNAANNETEFTLDKIVELGLRRRKNSLIKVLNNGEISAAITVHAHKFSKTAKEAIEKAGGKAVVIGEGADEAAA
- the rpmD gene encoding 50S ribosomal protein L30, producing MANATIKLQYFRSMICAPTKQKLTIKGLGFTRLNQIVVREDTPSIHGMVKKVPHLVRIVD